The proteins below come from a single Saccharopolyspora sp. SCSIO 74807 genomic window:
- a CDS encoding class II histone deacetylase: protein MTTGYVWHSLYGWHDTGSAAGLFGASPLRGIQPGQHFEHPDTKRRLHELVESSGLLEELTRIEPVCVEPEQVLRVHDGSYLEKLREASASGGGALGKQGSSPFGRDSYDIALLAAGGTLSAASAVLFGAVDNAYALVRPPGHHATRTHGMGFCLLNNIAITAAELLDSEEVGRIAVVDWDVHHGNGTQQIFYDDPRVLTISLHQDNNYPANSGGVAENGEGAGTGTSINVPLPPGSGNGAYRDTFDRVVLPALERFDPDLIMVAAGYDAGAGDPLGRQMLSTSAYRVLTRLLLDAAWELSAGRLVFSHEGGYDPNTVPFHGLAVIEELAGIRTGIVDPYEPSHTAMGQQDLQSHQRVAIDAAAGLVGKVPSCRGLR from the coding sequence ATGACGACCGGGTACGTGTGGCATTCGCTGTATGGCTGGCATGACACCGGAAGTGCGGCAGGGCTGTTCGGCGCTTCGCCGCTCCGCGGCATTCAACCGGGCCAGCACTTCGAGCATCCGGACACCAAGCGTCGACTGCACGAGCTTGTCGAATCCTCTGGCTTGTTGGAGGAACTGACGCGCATCGAGCCGGTGTGCGTCGAGCCTGAGCAGGTTCTCCGAGTCCACGACGGTTCCTACCTGGAGAAACTGCGGGAAGCGAGCGCAAGCGGGGGCGGTGCCCTCGGCAAACAGGGATCGAGCCCATTCGGCAGGGACTCCTACGACATCGCGCTGTTGGCCGCCGGCGGCACGCTGTCCGCGGCGTCGGCGGTTCTGTTCGGCGCGGTCGACAACGCCTACGCCTTGGTGAGACCGCCGGGACACCACGCGACCCGGACGCACGGCATGGGCTTCTGTCTGCTGAACAACATCGCCATCACCGCGGCCGAGCTGCTTGACTCCGAGGAGGTCGGCCGCATCGCCGTGGTCGACTGGGACGTTCATCATGGCAACGGGACACAACAGATCTTTTACGACGACCCGCGCGTGCTGACGATCAGCTTGCACCAGGACAATAACTACCCCGCCAACTCCGGCGGGGTGGCCGAGAACGGCGAGGGCGCTGGCACAGGCACATCGATCAACGTGCCCTTACCCCCAGGCTCGGGGAACGGTGCCTACCGCGACACATTCGACCGTGTCGTACTCCCGGCGTTGGAGCGATTCGACCCAGACCTGATCATGGTCGCCGCTGGGTACGACGCCGGTGCCGGCGATCCACTCGGCCGACAGATGTTGTCGACCTCGGCCTACCGCGTCCTGACACGGCTACTGCTCGACGCCGCATGGGAGCTGTCCGCGGGTCGCCTCGTGTTCAGCCATGAAGGTGGCTATGACCCGAACACCGTGCCATTTCACGGTTTGGCGGTCATCGAGGAATTGGCCGGCATACGTACCGGGATCGTTGACCCGTACGAGCCGTCGCACACGGCAATGGGGCAGCAGGACCTCCAGTCGCACCAGCGTGTTGCGATCGACGCTGCCGCGGGGCTGGTAGGCAAAGTGCCTTCGTGCCGGGGCCTACGGTGA